The Salvelinus sp. IW2-2015 unplaced genomic scaffold, ASM291031v2 Un_scaffold1094, whole genome shotgun sequence genome includes a window with the following:
- the LOC112069725 gene encoding cerebellin-2-like isoform X2, with protein sequence MVVPARCPGPCAMLALSLLMGYGVVRCIAGQNDTEPIVLEGKCLVVCDSNPSSDGGVTSSLGISVRSAGAKALVNIGNHFDLKASVFQAPRRGIYSFGFHVVKVYNRQTIQVNLMQNDYPIISAFAGDQDVTREAASNGVLLQLEREDRVYLKLERGTLMGGWKYSTFSGFLVFPL encoded by the exons ATGGTGGTGCCAGCCCGCTGCCCGGGCCCCTGTGCCATGCTGGCGCTCAGCCTTCTCATGGGATACGGCGTGGTGCGCTGCATCGCCGGCCAGAATGACACGGAGCCCATCGTACTGGAGGGGAAGTGTCTGGTGGTCTGCGACTCCAACCCGTCCTCGGACGGCGGGGTGACTTCATCGCTCGGGATATCCGTCCGGTCGGCCGGAGCCAAG GCTTTAGTGAACATCGGCAACCATTTCGATCTGAAAGCGAGTGTCTTCCAGGCGCCAAGGAGGGGAATATACAGCTTCGGTTTTCATGTGGTCAAGGTCTACAACAGACAGACCATACag GTCAACCTGATGCAGAACGACTACCCGATCATATCAGCTTTCGCCGGTGACCAGGACGTCACTCGGGAGGCGGCAAGCAACGGCGTTCTTCTGCAGTTGGAGCGCGAGGACCGAGTGTATCTGAAGCTGGAACGGGGCACGCTCATGGGTGGATGGAAATATTCCACGTTCTCAGGCTTCCTAGTCTTTCCACTATAA
- the LOC112069725 gene encoding cerebellin-2-like isoform X1: MVVPARCPGPCAMLALSLLMGYGVVRCIAGQNDTEPIVLEGKCLVVCDSNPSSDGGVTSSLGISVRSAGAKVAFSAVRGTNHEPSDMSNTSMTIYFDQALVNIGNHFDLKASVFQAPRRGIYSFGFHVVKVYNRQTIQVNLMQNDYPIISAFAGDQDVTREAASNGVLLQLEREDRVYLKLERGTLMGGWKYSTFSGFLVFPL, from the exons ATGGTGGTGCCAGCCCGCTGCCCGGGCCCCTGTGCCATGCTGGCGCTCAGCCTTCTCATGGGATACGGCGTGGTGCGCTGCATCGCCGGCCAGAATGACACGGAGCCCATCGTACTGGAGGGGAAGTGTCTGGTGGTCTGCGACTCCAACCCGTCCTCGGACGGCGGGGTGACTTCATCGCTCGGGATATCCGTCCGGTCGGCCGGAGCCAAGGTAGCTTTCTCCGCGGTGCGCGGGACGAATCACGAGCCCTCCGACATGAGCAACACGTCAATGACCATCTACTTTGACCAG GCTTTAGTGAACATCGGCAACCATTTCGATCTGAAAGCGAGTGTCTTCCAGGCGCCAAGGAGGGGAATATACAGCTTCGGTTTTCATGTGGTCAAGGTCTACAACAGACAGACCATACag GTCAACCTGATGCAGAACGACTACCCGATCATATCAGCTTTCGCCGGTGACCAGGACGTCACTCGGGAGGCGGCAAGCAACGGCGTTCTTCTGCAGTTGGAGCGCGAGGACCGAGTGTATCTGAAGCTGGAACGGGGCACGCTCATGGGTGGATGGAAATATTCCACGTTCTCAGGCTTCCTAGTCTTTCCACTATAA